A region of Mesorhizobium sp. AR02 DNA encodes the following proteins:
- a CDS encoding DUF5666 domain-containing protein: MSGRPTRRDFLTLAAVPTVFFSLLARATEPSKDQGIGGTGWTAGTDGDQGIGGTGIVGTIQRFGSIFVNGVRVQYQPDVPVWIDGVRVAPNRLKVGHVVRVAVVQKADRVMASAIHVTSEVVGPVERKTAGSMRVLGQQVDISQLAEELKVGVGDIVAVHGIRRPDGKIVASLVEARPDETHYLVRGLAVARSGALLVGRLKIGQGSSPLANRRVQLTLTKAVGGYKIVHLEAEAPVPQAHVADVLYETFLQRRGHRLESGLGIAVDDQNGDVKSTAAVRAFIEVGFDREGNVVSASRGQGAGGPSPNQPGMPPGSPPGGPTGPGGPGAPGGGPGGPGGPGGPGGGPGGPGGP, from the coding sequence ATGAGCGGGAGGCCGACGAGACGGGATTTCCTGACGCTTGCCGCCGTGCCGACGGTGTTTTTCAGTCTGCTTGCGCGGGCGACCGAACCGTCGAAAGACCAGGGCATTGGCGGCACCGGCTGGACGGCGGGGACCGACGGTGACCAGGGCATCGGCGGCACCGGCATCGTCGGAACGATCCAGCGCTTCGGCAGTATTTTCGTCAATGGCGTGCGGGTTCAGTATCAGCCCGATGTGCCGGTCTGGATCGACGGCGTCCGGGTCGCCCCGAACAGGCTGAAGGTCGGGCATGTCGTCCGCGTCGCGGTGGTCCAAAAAGCCGATCGCGTGATGGCCTCCGCCATCCATGTCACCAGCGAGGTGGTTGGGCCGGTCGAGCGCAAGACCGCCGGCTCGATGCGGGTGCTGGGGCAGCAGGTCGACATCAGCCAGCTTGCGGAGGAATTGAAGGTCGGGGTGGGCGACATCGTGGCCGTCCACGGCATTCGCCGGCCCGACGGGAAAATCGTCGCCAGCCTGGTGGAGGCCAGGCCGGATGAAACGCACTATCTGGTGCGCGGCCTGGCGGTCGCAAGGTCGGGCGCGTTGCTGGTCGGGCGGCTCAAGATCGGACAGGGATCGTCGCCGCTTGCAAACCGGCGCGTTCAGCTGACCCTCACCAAGGCCGTGGGCGGATACAAGATCGTGCATCTGGAGGCGGAAGCGCCGGTGCCGCAGGCCCATGTCGCCGATGTTCTCTACGAGACGTTTCTGCAGCGCCGCGGACATCGGCTGGAATCGGGTCTGGGCATCGCCGTCGACGATCAGAACGGCGATGTGAAATCGACGGCTGCTGTCCGGGCGTTTATCGAGGTCGGGTTCGATCGCGAGGGCAATGTCGTGTCGGCGTCGCGCGGGCAAGGTGCTGGCGGGCCGTCGCCCAACCAGCCTGGTATGCCGCCGGGTTCGCCTCCCGGCGGACCGACCGGGCCGGGAGGGCCGGGCGCGCCCGGAGGTGGTCCGGGCGGACCCGGCGGTCCGGGAGGGCCGGGCGGTGGCCCTGGTGGGCCGGGTGGGCCTTAA
- a CDS encoding glycosyltransferase, producing MKTLYIDASLPFRWGPHPPVGIPRVETALIRQALRWKGSPVGFFIVDAWGHGQRLDETELRYLRRLVDGDLPQPIGGEGSSYLARLWKVLSIMREAPFTCGREFDRVAAIFLSGSERRRGIKFQLSKTAIRLFKIVKSALRPSRLDTGDPLKDENAICFLSSASVHELAAKKLTGKAKSGIFTLMHDLIPIDFPQFVGPHHARGFVRNTAWQLDNAQLLVCVSKYTADRVKCHAKTSGVGRVPQVAVASPGAFLREGVTDREMSVERQNRDRKFVLYCSTIEIRKNHILLLKVWHRLLPLLGERLPTLVLCGRWGWMYEELTAFMAQHPELAEHVQFRSNLSDRELAELYRDAEFSVYPSAVEGWGLGAAECLDFGLPVLISDAPSLTEATQGLMPTIPARDVEAWCAAVAKACTDPVWLAELRHMIASRYRPIREREFFATIVDHVAAIDRVVEADPIAEADPVAGISSDDLAPRIYGPNPVLAGPARQPSALAADQPVFRGA from the coding sequence TTGAAGACCCTGTATATTGATGCCTCCCTGCCGTTTCGCTGGGGGCCGCATCCGCCAGTGGGCATCCCGCGCGTCGAAACGGCGCTCATTCGTCAGGCGCTGCGATGGAAGGGCTCGCCGGTCGGCTTCTTCATCGTCGATGCCTGGGGGCACGGTCAAAGGCTCGATGAAACGGAACTTCGCTATCTGCGTCGGCTGGTCGATGGCGATCTGCCGCAACCGATTGGCGGTGAGGGAAGCTCGTATCTGGCGCGGCTGTGGAAAGTGCTGTCGATCATGCGGGAGGCGCCCTTTACCTGTGGGCGCGAGTTCGATCGCGTGGCGGCGATCTTCCTCTCGGGATCCGAGAGGAGGCGCGGCATCAAGTTTCAGCTGTCCAAGACGGCCATCCGGCTGTTCAAGATCGTGAAGTCGGCGCTGCGCCCAAGCAGGCTCGACACCGGGGATCCGCTGAAAGACGAAAACGCCATATGCTTTCTGTCCAGCGCAAGCGTGCATGAACTGGCCGCGAAGAAGCTCACGGGAAAAGCCAAAAGTGGCATCTTCACCCTGATGCACGACCTCATTCCGATCGACTTCCCGCAATTCGTCGGTCCGCATCACGCGCGCGGATTCGTGCGCAACACGGCATGGCAGCTGGACAATGCGCAGCTGCTCGTCTGCGTGTCGAAATACACCGCCGACAGGGTGAAATGCCATGCCAAGACCTCCGGCGTTGGCCGGGTTCCGCAGGTCGCGGTGGCATCGCCCGGCGCTTTTCTCAGGGAAGGCGTCACCGACCGGGAGATGTCCGTCGAAAGGCAAAACCGGGACCGCAAGTTCGTCCTCTACTGCTCGACGATCGAGATCCGGAAAAACCACATCCTTCTGCTCAAGGTCTGGCACCGGCTTTTGCCGCTGCTGGGTGAGCGGCTGCCGACGCTCGTGCTGTGCGGCCGCTGGGGCTGGATGTATGAGGAGCTCACCGCCTTCATGGCGCAGCATCCGGAACTTGCCGAGCATGTCCAGTTCCGCTCCAACCTCAGCGACCGGGAACTGGCGGAACTCTACCGGGACGCCGAATTCAGCGTCTATCCTTCCGCGGTCGAAGGCTGGGGCCTGGGTGCCGCCGAGTGCCTCGATTTCGGGCTGCCGGTGCTGATTTCGGACGCGCCGTCGCTGACGGAGGCGACGCAAGGGCTGATGCCGACCATTCCCGCGCGCGACGTCGAAGCCTGGTGCGCCGCGGTCGCCAAGGCCTGCACCGATCCGGTCTGGCTGGCGGAATTGCGCCACATGATTGCGTCGCGCTACCGCCCGATCCGCGAGCGAGAATTCTTCGCGACCATTGTCGACCACGTCGCGGCAATCGACCGTGTCGTGGAAGCCGACCCTATCGCAGAAGCCGACCCTGTCGCAGGGATCAGCTCAGACGATCTCGCGCCGAGGATTTACGGGCCGAATCCGGTGCTGGCCGGGCCGGCCAGGCAGCCCAGCGCATTGGCAGCCGATCAACCGGTTTTTCGCGGGGCGTGA
- a CDS encoding alpha/beta hydrolase, whose product MEPIQLRLLGFPEFRLNGRPVELALRKAAALVIYLAEAGGPVARDVAATLLWPEADAEAARARLRRTLYKIHIAFGEEVISASAASLSLRPALLVEADASAFEHACDAGLLDAAAGLYTGDYLAGFSLPDCPEFEEWVFFRREALRSRLMQALERLVEAKIAGGEPRDAVMHATRLASLDPLSESAHRHLIRAHLAAGDRAAAERQGEACVRLLRDELGVAPDPATLALLRAPDAEVPRTRYVAVDGIHIAYQTVGSGPADIVLVPGFISHVERIWEDRSCRAWLNAVSRLGRLILFDRRGMGLSDRVGARPTVEATARDILAVMDAAGSRRAVLVGASEGGPGCIRFAVDHPDRLTGLVLWGSLAKGSHAPDYPFALTSAQYDLWQQRLLAGWGGPAEIETFAPSVAADRQARAWWAGLLRAASSPGAVAGLLQALRDADVRPLLSKVSAKTLVLHRTGDRAVRVEAGRYLAARIPGARFVEVEGEDHWFWVGEQRALLEGIGGMVRGG is encoded by the coding sequence ATGGAGCCGATACAACTCAGACTTCTGGGTTTTCCGGAGTTCCGGCTGAACGGGCGGCCAGTGGAGCTTGCCTTGCGCAAGGCGGCGGCGCTCGTCATTTACCTGGCCGAGGCCGGCGGGCCGGTGGCGCGCGACGTTGCCGCCACGCTGCTCTGGCCCGAGGCCGACGCGGAAGCCGCCCGCGCCCGCCTGCGGCGCACGCTCTACAAGATCCACATCGCCTTCGGCGAGGAGGTCATATCAGCCAGCGCGGCATCGCTCAGCCTGCGCCCGGCGCTCTTGGTCGAGGCCGACGCAAGCGCCTTCGAGCACGCCTGCGATGCCGGTCTTCTCGACGCCGCCGCCGGCCTCTACACCGGCGACTATCTCGCCGGCTTCTCGCTACCGGATTGTCCCGAATTCGAGGAATGGGTGTTCTTCCGCCGCGAGGCCTTGCGCAGCCGGCTGATGCAGGCGCTGGAGCGGCTGGTGGAAGCCAAGATCGCCGGGGGCGAACCGCGCGACGCTGTAATGCACGCCACCCGGCTTGCCTCCCTCGACCCGTTGAGCGAAAGCGCGCACCGCCATTTGATCCGCGCCCATCTGGCGGCCGGCGACCGGGCGGCGGCCGAGCGCCAGGGCGAGGCCTGCGTGCGGCTGCTGCGCGACGAACTCGGCGTGGCGCCGGACCCCGCCACGCTCGCTCTGCTGCGCGCGCCGGATGCCGAGGTGCCGAGAACCCGCTATGTCGCGGTGGACGGCATCCATATCGCCTACCAGACCGTCGGCAGCGGCCCGGCCGATATCGTGCTTGTTCCCGGCTTCATCTCGCATGTCGAGCGCATCTGGGAAGACCGGAGCTGCCGCGCCTGGCTCAATGCTGTGTCGCGGCTCGGCCGGCTGATCCTGTTCGACCGGCGCGGCATGGGCCTGTCCGACCGCGTTGGCGCCCGCCCGACAGTCGAAGCCACCGCGCGCGACATTCTGGCTGTCATGGATGCGGCCGGCAGCCGCCGCGCCGTGCTGGTCGGCGCCTCGGAGGGCGGGCCGGGCTGCATCCGCTTTGCCGTCGACCATCCCGACCGCCTGACTGGCCTCGTTCTCTGGGGCTCGCTGGCCAAGGGCAGCCACGCGCCCGACTATCCCTTCGCGCTCACATCGGCGCAATACGACCTCTGGCAGCAGCGCCTGCTCGCCGGCTGGGGCGGCCCGGCGGAAATCGAAACTTTTGCGCCCAGCGTCGCCGCCGACCGCCAGGCGCGCGCCTGGTGGGCCGGCCTGCTCAGGGCCGCCTCCAGCCCCGGCGCGGTCGCCGGCCTGCTGCAGGCGCTGCGCGATGCAGACGTCCGCCCCCTGCTGTCAAAAGTCTCGGCCAAGACGCTGGTCCTGCACCGCACCGGCGACCGCGCCGTGCGGGTCGAGGCCGGGCGCTATCTGGCGGCGAGGATACCGGGGGCGAGGTTTGTCGAGGTGGAGGGGGAGGATCACTGGTTTTGGGTGGGGGAGCAGCGGGCGTTGCTGGAGGGGATTGGGGGGATGGTGAGGGGTGGGTGA
- a CDS encoding sulfotransferase, with protein sequence MGTIVDMSTLGGARERSGNIAVRVMGTPRSGTNLAKYLLERYLGVQIVFDNGFWKHGVFPALMNGRDIQYGDLPIVVLSKDPVSQILSWFRLARNDTIFKPNGNLGSFLTQPFEVRQDFTEPKRMEYRFHSPADYWNQFYFAMDALRRSGAPVHFVRYEQLVSDPADCLGSISRFLDLASFFDARRVVALPRHTLGASNDFDAAESPADERAFDPARAELTSALVRMGWRNARTILRAIDDDVLDATGRAGFRQTCREAVGPAAMLRSLVGFW encoded by the coding sequence ATGGGAACCATTGTCGATATGTCGACGCTCGGCGGGGCGCGGGAGCGCTCCGGCAATATTGCCGTCCGGGTGATGGGGACGCCGCGATCCGGCACCAATCTGGCGAAATATCTGCTCGAACGCTATCTCGGGGTACAAATCGTCTTCGATAATGGCTTCTGGAAACACGGGGTCTTTCCGGCGCTCATGAACGGGCGCGACATACAGTATGGCGACCTGCCCATTGTCGTCCTGAGCAAGGATCCCGTCAGCCAGATCCTGTCGTGGTTCCGTCTTGCCAGGAACGACACGATTTTCAAGCCGAACGGGAATCTCGGTTCGTTTCTCACGCAGCCCTTCGAAGTCAGGCAGGATTTCACCGAGCCGAAGCGCATGGAATACAGGTTCCACTCGCCGGCCGATTACTGGAACCAGTTCTATTTCGCCATGGATGCGCTTCGCCGCTCCGGCGCGCCGGTGCATTTCGTGCGCTATGAGCAGCTGGTTTCAGACCCGGCCGACTGTCTGGGTTCGATCTCGCGTTTTCTCGATCTTGCCTCGTTCTTCGATGCCCGCCGCGTGGTGGCTCTCCCCAGGCACACACTTGGTGCCAGCAATGACTTTGATGCCGCGGAAAGCCCGGCGGATGAAAGGGCCTTCGATCCGGCGCGCGCCGAGCTTACATCGGCGCTTGTCAGGATGGGATGGCGCAATGCCCGCACCATCCTGCGCGCCATCGACGACGACGTGCTCGATGCCACGGGCCGGGCCGGGTTTCGCCAGACCTGCCGCGAGGCGGTTGGCCCGGCCGCCATGCTGAGGTCGCTCGTCGGCTTCTGGTGA
- a CDS encoding class I SAM-dependent methyltransferase, whose translation MCQTCLSWYARCVAPYFVHAGCSAGAFSRMRGRIIPRAEGVVVEIGFGSGLNLPYYDAARVERLIGVDPDGTMLGLAAPKSRASPFAVECIRASGESLPLADGIADTVVVTYAFCTIPDPQAALSEIRRILKQTGRLIFIEHGQAEGPRCRRWQERLNRLWGSIAGGCHLNRDPLRLIGGAGFRLLEVQHGRFPLPLWQLGSHHAGIAVTG comes from the coding sequence ATGTGCCAGACCTGCCTCTCCTGGTACGCGCGCTGCGTCGCCCCCTATTTCGTCCACGCCGGCTGCTCGGCCGGCGCCTTTTCGCGGATGCGCGGGCGCATCATCCCGCGGGCGGAAGGTGTCGTCGTCGAAATCGGCTTCGGCTCGGGCCTCAACCTGCCCTATTACGACGCCGCCAGGGTGGAGCGGCTGATCGGCGTCGATCCCGACGGCACCATGCTCGGCCTCGCCGCACCGAAGAGCCGCGCCTCGCCCTTCGCGGTCGAATGCATCCGGGCCAGCGGCGAAAGCCTGCCCTTGGCCGATGGCATCGCCGACACGGTCGTCGTCACCTATGCCTTCTGCACCATTCCCGACCCTCAAGCCGCGCTCAGCGAAATCCGGCGCATCCTGAAGCAGACGGGCCGGCTGATCTTCATCGAGCACGGCCAGGCCGAGGGGCCGCGCTGCCGCCGGTGGCAGGAGCGCCTGAACCGGCTGTGGGGATCGATCGCCGGCGGCTGCCACCTCAACCGCGATCCGCTGCGCCTGATCGGCGGGGCGGGTTTTCGCCTGCTCGAAGTGCAGCACGGGCGGTTTCCCCTGCCCCTCTGGCAGTTGGGCAGCCATCACGCCGGCATCGCGGTGACAGGCTGA
- a CDS encoding DUF6502 family protein, with amino-acid sequence MSKSAGQYLDAAGVQNALNRVLRPLVRLAIKCGVTFPAFVDLLRQLYVNVAEHEFALPDKQQTDSRVSLLTGVHRKEVSRLRGAGAPVRAVPDSVSRTSAIVARWLADPLFVDAKGVPLPLARTSEAGEPSFAGLVESVTRDLRPRAVLDDWLDRKLVEIDGKDRIVLMEGAMVPRGDGEVRLYYFARNLGDHAAASVENVLADAPPFLERAVHYDGLSEELARSLEAYSREIAVETLLRLNKYANQAIQSDPGGTSRWNWGVYILTSDGTSLVAEESPETGDAGGETA; translated from the coding sequence ATGAGCAAATCGGCGGGACAATATCTGGATGCCGCAGGGGTCCAGAACGCGTTGAACCGGGTTCTTCGCCCGCTGGTGCGGTTGGCCATCAAGTGCGGGGTGACCTTTCCGGCCTTCGTCGATCTGCTGCGCCAGCTCTACGTCAATGTGGCCGAGCATGAATTCGCATTGCCCGACAAGCAGCAGACCGACTCCAGGGTCAGCCTGCTGACTGGCGTCCACAGGAAGGAAGTCAGCCGGCTGAGAGGGGCGGGCGCTCCGGTGCGGGCGGTGCCCGATTCCGTTTCCAGGACGAGCGCCATCGTCGCGCGCTGGCTTGCTGATCCGTTGTTCGTCGACGCCAAGGGCGTGCCATTGCCGCTGGCGCGGACGAGCGAGGCGGGAGAGCCGTCCTTTGCCGGTCTGGTGGAATCGGTGACCCGTGATCTCAGGCCGCGCGCCGTTCTCGACGACTGGCTCGACCGCAAGCTGGTCGAAATCGACGGCAAGGACCGGATCGTCCTGATGGAAGGGGCAATGGTGCCGCGCGGCGACGGCGAGGTCCGGCTCTACTACTTTGCCCGCAATCTCGGGGATCATGCGGCCGCCTCGGTCGAGAACGTTCTGGCCGACGCGCCGCCCTTCCTCGAGCGCGCCGTCCATTATGACGGGCTGTCGGAAGAGCTTGCCAGGTCGCTCGAGGCCTACAGCCGCGAGATCGCGGTCGAAACGCTGCTGCGCCTGAACAAATACGCAAACCAGGCCATTCAAAGCGATCCGGGCGGGACCAGCCGGTGGAACTGGGGCGTCTATATCCTCACCTCCGACGGCACGTCGCTCGTTGCCGAGGAATCGCCTGAAACTGGGGATGCCGGCGGAGAGACGGCATGA